A portion of the Flavobacterium magnum genome contains these proteins:
- the nuoK gene encoding NADH-quinone oxidoreductase subunit NuoK → MQNILEQIGIQNYIFLSAILFCLGVFGVLYRRNAIIVFMSIEIMLNAVNLLFVAFSTYHQDAQGQVFVFFSMAVAAAEVAVGLAIVVSIFRNVGSIDVAYLKKLKG, encoded by the coding sequence ATGCAGAATATATTAGAACAGATAGGCATACAGAATTATATTTTCCTTTCGGCAATCTTATTCTGCCTGGGTGTTTTCGGGGTGTTGTACCGCCGGAATGCGATTATCGTTTTCATGTCGATTGAAATCATGCTGAACGCGGTGAATTTGTTGTTCGTTGCTTTTTCAACGTATCATCAGGACGCCCAGGGACAGGTTTTTGTGTTTTTCTCGATGGCTGTTGCCGCTGCGGAAGTCGCCGTAGGATTGGCCATCGTGGTGTCTATTTTCAGAAATGTAGGCTCGATCGATGTGGCTTACCTTAAAAAATTAAAAGGATAA
- a CDS encoding NADH-quinone oxidoreductase subunit J family protein: protein MATALLIFYILSAVTLASAFLTIYSRNPIHSAIYLVICFFSIAGHYLLLNAQFLAIVHVIVYSGAIMILFLFTVMLMNLNKEDEVHKPRMARFVAITLFGIMCVILIALFMNSKPVSDIYIQENTDYQSIKVLGRVLLDGKEGYMVPFEFASVLLLVAMIGTVLLSKKEITEKK, encoded by the coding sequence ATGGCGACAGCTTTACTGATATTTTACATCCTTTCTGCCGTCACGCTGGCCAGCGCATTTTTGACGATTTATTCCAGAAACCCAATTCACAGTGCGATTTACCTCGTCATCTGTTTTTTCTCGATTGCTGGCCATTATCTGTTGCTTAATGCGCAGTTCCTGGCGATTGTGCATGTCATCGTGTATTCCGGGGCGATTATGATCCTGTTCCTGTTTACGGTGATGCTGATGAACCTGAACAAGGAAGATGAAGTGCATAAGCCACGGATGGCGCGTTTTGTGGCCATTACGCTTTTCGGGATCATGTGTGTGATATTGATTGCGCTGTTTATGAATTCGAAGCCTGTTTCCGATATCTACATTCAGGAAAACACCGACTATCAATCGATTAAGGTGTTGGGCCGTGTGCTGCTTGACGGAAAAGAGGGCTATATGGTGCCGTTTGAATTCGCTTCGGTATTGTTGCTGGTTGCGATGATCGGAACGGTATTGTTGTCTAAAAAAGAAATAACCGAAAAAAAATAA
- a CDS encoding NuoI/complex I 23 kDa subunit family protein → MSIETISLSGRKKEVSDKKMTFWESLYLVAIVKGLFITIRHLFTRKVTVKYPEQVRERSKVYRGQHLLKRDEQGRENCTACGLCALSCPAEAITMTAAERKPEEKHLYREEKYASVYEINMLRCIFCGLCEEACPKDAIYLTESKVLVPSQYQREDFIFGKHKLVMPLTQAMQNAQLKNAN, encoded by the coding sequence ATGTCAATAGAAACGATTTCATTATCGGGCAGGAAAAAAGAGGTTTCCGACAAAAAGATGACTTTTTGGGAGAGCCTGTACCTGGTAGCGATTGTAAAGGGGCTGTTCATCACGATCAGGCACCTTTTTACAAGGAAAGTGACCGTAAAATATCCGGAGCAGGTACGCGAGAGAAGTAAAGTCTACCGTGGGCAGCATTTGCTGAAACGCGACGAACAGGGAAGGGAAAATTGCACGGCCTGTGGGCTTTGTGCTTTGTCATGCCCGGCCGAAGCCATCACGATGACCGCTGCAGAGCGCAAACCGGAAGAAAAGCACCTGTACCGCGAAGAAAAATATGCGTCAGTATATGAAATCAATATGCTGCGTTGCATTTTCTGCGGACTGTGTGAAGAAGCCTGTCCGAAAGATGCGATTTACCTGACCGAATCAAAGGTGCTCGTGCCATCGCAATATCAGCGTGAGGATTTTATCTTCGGGAAACACAAACTGGTGATGCCGCTCACGCAGGCGATGCAGAATGCCCAACTTAAAAACGCGAACTGA